In the genome of Arachis stenosperma cultivar V10309 chromosome 2, arast.V10309.gnm1.PFL2, whole genome shotgun sequence, the window ctgcataagcatttaatggatgtggtaacagcctatttatacggctcattagatcgggatatctatatgaaatttcctgaaggactaaagatatctaaaccatctaATAAATATTCgtaagggttatactcagtcaaattgcagagatctttatatggtctaaagcaatctggacgaatgtggtataatcgtcttactgaatatttggccaaaaacggattcaagaatgatgatatatgtccgtgtgttttcataaagaaaactgcatctggattcattataattgctgtgtatgttgatgatttaaatatcattgggactcatgaagagattccaacaattataaaaactctaaaagaagagtttgagatgaaagatcttggaaggactaaattttgtctcgacctgcagatcgagcatataaaaaatgggatctttattcatcaaacaacatacacagagaagattttgaaaagattttatatggataagtcacatccattaaataCCCCAATGATTGTAAGATCTTTAGATGTGGAAAAGGATCAATTCTGTCCTAAAGAAGAAAGTGAAGATAttcttggtcctgaagtaccatatcttagtgccattggagcactaatgtatcttgctaataatacacgacccgatatatcatttgctgtgaatttattagtaaggtatagttcctctccaaccagaagacattggagtggaattaaacaaatctttcgatatcttcatggaacggttgatataggattattttatccctatggatccaagtcacaattagttggctatgcagatgctggatacttgtctgatccacataaagggagatctcaaacaggatatctgttcacatatggtggtacagttATATCATGGAAatccacgaaacagacgattgcagcaacatcctctaatcatgctgaaatactagcgatacatgaagctagtcgcgagtgttttttgGCTGAGGAGTTTGATCCAATATCACTACTAGAAAACTAGTTAATACAGACGGATATTTCAGACGAATTTTATCCCACGGAAATACAGACGGAATTTCAGAGGGATTTTTtgtcggaaaacaaaaaaaatgaattaacataaattacagacggaaaaaaATTCTgtcgaaaaaattaatttttttccgTGAGAAATagttacagacggaaaatctgtctgtaattaaataaacaaaaacactacattttattaaattattacagatagaaaatctgtctgtaatttaaactttttcgtcggaaatattaaaataaaaagatgggTTACTTTACTCCCAATTCTTCAGTTCACTTTTTTCCCGATATCCTTAAATTACTCCAATGCCTTCTCTCTCCATTGAAGATGTGACTTCCTCCGCCGCTGCTGCCGCCGCCGCTCGCATCGCACAAGCTCCTTCTACCGCCGCTCTCAATGCGGTTGCTCCTTTCATCGTCACACGAGCTCTCTCGGGCGTGCTCTTGTCTTACGAGCTCCCTCCGCCGCCGCTCTCGCGCTGCTTCTTCTCTCCTCGCCGGAGGTTTGTCATCGTCTCTTCTCGTCGCTGTTAGTTCAGGTAGGCTTCGGCCTCCTCCTCATCCCTAGCCCTAACCCTTCCATTATGATTCTGTTTCAATTTCATGATCCCTACCCCTAACCCTGTCCTTTCCCTATTTTGATTGAACTTCAAAATCAAAGAATACGATCGACGAGAGCTCTTATGTTTGCAAATCAGTTGTTGCTTGCTGCAGAGAACGGAATTTCTAAATTCTAAGGTATGAATTTTGTATATTCCTATAATTTGTGAAATCTGAAACATAATTTCTATGATTGTAGTATAGAATGAACTTTGTTTATGAACTATATATTTGAATTTCTGAGATATTTTATCTGGAGTTTGCATGCATATTCTTGTTATGATTTGATTTTGGCTCCTCCTTCTTGTCCTTGTCTGAATCTGCTGAATTACAGACAGATAACTCATTCTTTTCAGTATTTTTGAAATAGGGGAGATGACAGTAACACAACTCTAAAGACAACAACGCGATTAATTGATTCTGATCTTGCCGTTGCTCTTGTCTTTCAACAACAGCACTATCATCATGCCTTTGATTTAACCTCAAGTTACTCTCTTTCTCACTCTCTTATCTTTCACTCACTCACTCTCTTATTTATCAAATATACCTTATCTCTCACTCACTCACTCTCCTATTTATCAAATAATAGGGCTGGGAATGGGAAACTTGTAGTTGTGGACTCCAATGATCAAACTAAGCTTAAACATGAGGATAAGAAGGTTTGTTTCATTGTTTGTGTGTTACTGCTTGTGCTTACtatttcaatttctgtttcATTAGTAGTACTGatttttacatttttatataaacattTTAGATTGAGGCTGCTAGGAAGAGTCGATTGAGGAAGAAGGTAAATTAATTGCTCCCAACTTGATATGTTAGATTGTTCAATTGAACCTAAACTTAAGCCCCAACCATTGAATGATTGATATGTGTTGGTTTTTCAATAGGCATATGTGCAGCAATCGGAGAATAGTAGAGTTAGGCTTGCACAATTAGAGCAAGAACTTCAGTCACCCAATTTCAAGGTTTGTTCCTCACGCTCTTCCTACTTCAAATTTCTTATCTTTTGTTGCAAAGGGTACTTCATAGTTAATATAACTTTACATAGCTATAAGAAGCTTCAATGATCAGTATTTAATGAAccaatattttttatctatttttatctCGAaacttttttcaattaaaatttatcataaagagaaaaagaaattggACAATGGAAACGGAGTAATCAAATtggaggaagaaaagaaaaacactaCAGCTTAAAAGATCAAATACCTTTAAGTTTGGAGGGAATGAGGGATGTTATGTTAGGCCAATTTCACTttgcaaaaatttaaaagtagaATAAATGGAGTTTATTTAGGTTTTATGTTTgcagaattttatttttttaaatttattattctaatatttAGAAGCACTTGCTTGTTTAGAAACACTTGCTTGTTTATGCTTCTCAGAAAGGTTTGTACCTCTCAGAAGAGCAAACTCTCAGAAGTGTATGATTGTTTAGAAATACTTGCTTGTTTATGGTTTTATCTTATTAGAATGTGTTTATCAATTTCTACTAATCATGATTTTGTTACTATACTCAGGTACATAGATGGCCAAGAATGGGAGGCCATAGATTCATAGGAATGAGAACTCAACATCAAAAGCTGACTAGAAAATGTGATATTCGCGGCAACATTTTCTTGTGGGCATTTAAGCGAGTTATGGATCAGAACCCTTCCCCATTTGGGCACATTTTGCTTGATCGGAGTTTTAGCCCCAGCTGTATAATGCATCCAGATACTTACCTAAATAAGGTAATCATGTCTTTCTTCTTGTTCCAAAGATTAATAGACATTGTAGGCTTTAATTTTCAGTTGAGAATGAATAGGGCAATAGGCTTTACTGGGCTGCAATTGTAGTCACGGGCTAATTAAGGAGTTAAGTGAAAGTGACATTTAGAGTTAAGACTTCCTTTATGATTGAGAAATATGCAGTAGGTTCTCATCGGGAGCGAGCAAGGTCCTATGCAGCTTTGGAACATTAGcacaaagaaaaagatatttgaGTTTAAGGGATGGGATTCACCGATCACCTGTTGTGTTTTCTCCCCTGATATAGCAATCATAGTAGAGCCTTAGTGATCTCAAACACTCTGAGGCTATTGAGGTTTTAATACTTATAATTAACTCTACAAAGTGAATTAATTAAACTGAGGTATTTATCTAATGTTTTCTGTTTTAGAGTAAGCAGGGGAGGAaaaaaagtacttattttaatACTCAGATTTTGTTCTGATTTCTTGTTGCATAGTTCTTATTTGCATTTACAAGGTTTTATGATACTTGCTAACAGGTCACTGAAGCTGATATTGAGGAGTTTTAATGATTTCTTCttttatcaaagaaaaaaagTACTTTCTATATGTAAAATTTGCTGTTTTAGTATAGTTATATTTCATCTGCAAGTTTATAGATTTTAATGGGTCATTGTGTCCTGTGCGCAATAGTACACCATGCTTAATAAGTAATTTGAGAATATAGGTACTATGAGAATTGATTCTGATTGAGTTATTTCAAATGTGTACTTTGTGAATGGATTTTGacctctttttttatttcttgagagagagagagagaaagttaACAATATATCTCGACATATTTCAACACTAATAATCACCCTCAAACATTACTTAGCATTTCTGATTCTTCCTGTCAATACTAGAATTGAGTTTCACTTTTGAGAACTCATTATAATTTAGCTTCTTCCTGAATGTGAATCAGCATTGACAGTCTTGAATCGTGATCTTAGAATTTTTTCGGCTTTCAAATTTTCAGGTTAGCCCACTCAATGATATTGATAAATAGTAAATACATacctattgtttattagatttTAGAATGCTCTGATGTTGAGGTATATGCTATTCCTGAGGGGTCAGTTGTTTTTCCGAAGGTACCACTGATGAGAGTTGAAGGTCCTATTGCGGTCAGTAGTCGTTACCATTTGATAatcccttttattttataaaatttctaatttatatttctttacaaGATGATCTATTTTAAGATTTTACTTGATTGGTTTTCTGTCAGGTTGTTCAATTGCTGGAAACTCCTTTTGTGAATCTGATTAACTATGCATCATTAGTTACGACGAATGCTGCAAGGCATCGTTTTGTAGCTGGAAAATCAAAAACTCTACTTGAGTTTGGGCTGCGAAGGGCTCAGGTTACTAAGtgattaaaatgaaaaattggTGCACTGATTTTGTAGACTTTCCAGTTTCCACACTCATCAAAAGAATCTTATTTTAGATGTAGGGGCTTGATAGTGGAATGGGAGCATCAAAATACTGCTATATTGGAGGATTTGATGCAACAAGGTATTATCTATGAAAACAACTTCAATTCCAGTGTGTTTGACACTTGAATAGGAAGGATCTTTTTAGTGTTTTAATACTAGAATTGCATTTACCACATGCCTGATATTTTTAGTTggtattatttctaattatatATGACTCGAACTGAACTACTTTATTTCTTTCATAACACAAAATAAACAATTGCTGCTTATCTAAGATGGCAAGTTATGATTGTGTCAATAAAACATGTAAATTATGCTTTAATATAACATGTTAACTATCCCTTTCTGAATTTCGTTTTAGTTCACTTATTTTCCCCCTTTTTACTTTGGCTTTTGTATAACTTGGCTTTTCATGTGGTGTGCTGATAGCAATGTTGCAGCAggaaggttatttggattttaTGTTATCATTATTCTTATGCTTTGTTATAGCTTGATTCACTTTCTTTATGCTATGTTTGCTTAGTGCTTTGTTTTTCCTGTGATTTGCAGACCCTTGATGAGATTAAAGACAAATCACTTCGTAAAAAAGTTAGTAAAAGTATATTTAAAGATTTTGTTAGTTTGGTTCAAGCATGGCTAAGCAAACTTCAGGTACCATGCAAGTCTTTGCAAacttaatttttctattttctgcaaTTGTTTTTGCAGCACTGATAAGGCGAGTCATTTAGAGTTACTTGATTAATAAGCCGAGTTGAATATTTTCTAATTGTTGTGTTCTGAGTTATCTTTGCAGACCTGTATCTTTATTTGGTTAAGCATCACCATAACTATTGGTTCTCCCTCTTAAATATCTCTATTTCTTCCCTTCTAAATACTTGTTCGGTTGTTCCAATTTATCAGTATTATAGCATTAATCTATATTCTAAAGTCGTGAGATCAAGAATATTTGTCAGTGTATAATGTGTGTTGTATTCCCACCCTGCAGCGCTCAAAATCATTGCGGGGTGTTTTTGCTGAGACCAACCAAAGTGAGCTGTCAGCATTCATATCATATGCATTGGCATTTCCTAATAACTTTCTTGCCCTTGTAGACACTTATGATGtaagtatttaatattttcttagTAAATCTCTGTTTCCTGCTAAGAGGAAATAGGAATGATAATCTCTCAACATTGCTTTGGCCAGCAATGTTCCATCCTTGTGTGCAAATCTCGCTGTTTTGAATTACTTCTGGTTTAGTTTAGCTTAGCTGTTTCTCCATATATTCACCTTTGCATTTCTTGGCAGGTCATACGAAGTGGAATCCCCAACTTCTGTGCAGTTGCATTAGCTCTCAATGAGTTAGGGTATGTCCGAAGTTGATTATTCCTCCCCTTCATTTTTATTGTCAATACTTGGTTAGAAGTTTCATATTGTGGTTTGTTAGTTTTCCCTGTTGATTTTGATTAATCGGGACACACAATTTTGTTATTCGTTTCTTATTTTCCTTCCATGAATTACTTCCTTCATTATTAGCTAATATGTTCTATTATGCCTTGGTGTTCCTTGTTTCTGGTTTAAGGATTGCAGATTTGTTTTGGCTTTGATTAGTTTCTAAGCATTCCTTGTTTTCACTTTAAGGATTGCAGATTGGTTTTGGCTTTCGAATAGTGTCTAAGCATCCTCAACCCCCTAAAATAAAACATTAGTTGCTTTGTGGTGCAGATACAAAGTAGTTGGCATTAGACTGGACTCTGGTGACCTTGCCTATTTGTCTTGTCAAGCCAGGAAGATCTTTTGGGAATTCGCGGTGTCTGGCTTTGGGAAGACTAGTATTACAGCTAGTAATGATCTTAATGGGGAAACTTTAGATGCTTTAAATAAACAGGTAATTCTCACTGCAAACTGGAAATTATATAGATCCAAACAATACTAAGAATTTTAGTTACtaaatgaaagaaaaatcaagtaTAAAAAGCTACTCAATAAGACTAAGACCAAAGTGGATTAAAGTCAAGATGAATAGTATTGTCATGAAATCTCAAACTTatactattttaattaatggAAGTGACatcaaaattagaatttttactCCTGTGGATGTAGAGTAAATCGATTGATAATGCTCACTGTTAAATAACTAGAACATTTTGGCCTTATGGTATGCCTTGCATTAGATTAAATTTCTACATTCCTgtttattagttattttaatCACTACTCTTTTCTTGCAATTCATGCAGATTGAACCAGAATCACAAACAAAACTTTTAGATGCTACACTGAACTTGGAAGGAGTGTTGTTGGCTGAAGTTCCAGGAGCAGGAGGATTTGATGCTCTTTGCTGTTACTTTGAGAGATTCAAGCAGCAATGTGACAAAAACCTGGAGCTCACTCAATGTTCTTGCCCTTCTGGTTAAAGAAGATCTTTGTGGTGTTTCCTTAGAAAGTGCTGACCGTAGAACAAATGAAATCACTTCAGCTGTATCTTTAATTCATATTGAAtaatttattgtaaatattgtttatttttaatacgatgaatttgtttattttttgaaatattataaatattcgaatataaattagataaaaatttgtattaaatttatatttattttgtatgaaaacaagtttattttgtaattagaaaaagtaaaaaaattctattttaccttacagacggattttctgtctgtaatcatgattttccaaagtttaaattacagacggaaaatctgtcggaaaatccgtctgtaattacagacgaaaaatccgtctgaaaatctgtctgtaattacagacagaaaatctgtctgaaaatccgtctgtaattacagacggaaaatccgtcagaaaattcgtctgtaattacagacgaaaaatccgtcgGAAAGTTCGTTGCCTTCGAAAAATGGATGCAAAATTTACAGAgggaaaatccgtcggtaactggtaaaaatccgtctgtaattttccgacggaaaaaaatccgtcggtaaataatttccgacggggcttttacagagggacaaaatccgtcggtaacgaaaaatccgtctgtaataaagactaaatccgtctgtaaatctATTTGTATTAATCAATTTTCTAGTTGtgtatattctgtcatcatgtggactgattgatcataagatagctccaactgtcctgtttgagaTAACACAGCAtgtattgctcaacttaaaggcggatatatcaaaggtgatagaacaaagcatatttctcccaaattcttcttcactcatgatcttcaaaatcaatggacaattgatgtccaacagatccgctcaagtgacaatctagaagatttatttacaaagtcactcccaaaatcctcctttgaaagattggtacatgagattgggatgcgccgatttcgagatattaaatgatgtcgacaagagggggagactgtactctttttcccttgatcaggttttttcccattgggtttttcttgacaaggtttttaatgaggcaatCTCCATCaccaaaggatattgtactctttttccttcactaaggttttttCCCACTgagtttttctttagtaaggttttaacgaggcaataatcctaaatggtcatccaagATTTTTTCCCACTGAGTTTTTTTTTAGTAAGGTTTTAGCATGGGTGGATGCCCATTTAATGCATTGTGACTTTCTTCACAATGTTGGGCGGCTAAGCTTTTCCAATAGAAAAGTTCAGTTCTTCAAGGAAGACTAAACTTTATGAAGCTTTAAAAAGGAATTCTTTGTACGTGTATAAATAGTAGTAAGATCTGAGACATATTACACACAActactaataataaaatattcttCACTCTCTCTATTATACTATTCTCTCTTTCTTATAATCTTTACTCCAGTATTAGTAAATACATCTATTATATTGTGATAATAATTGTGGTAGATATTACTATTAGAATTATATAATTATaccttttattttatatttgttatctcttccttatttatttattattttacaatactaatcaattttaaataagTATTAAAAATTTGAGTTCAGTcttgtatatataataatacaaTAGTCGATGAATAATTTTTATACAGAGCTCAAATCCCCCATAAATTAATTCCTTTATCTATCAAAATGAAAATACAATGGATaaccattaaaaaaaataaaaactatctTACAAAATATATTTCTTTTTGGTAATTATCAAATGTAATctatctatttttattatataaaagttGATATCAATTCTTTGTACATTAGatttaaactatattttttttctaatgaTGCTAtgtcattaattttaattacttgATGAGACCTTAAAAATTAACCAATCAacttttagtaaaatattaaaagagaaattaaaatcataactcttatgcataattaattaatttatttattacatattattatttaataaaaatataaaatattaattaaatgtaataaacatctacattaaaaatataataataataatatcataataaattttatgttataaaatattcaaattttattctatttgacTTACTTATATATCATATATAAGACTGTTAATACTATTACTTCATTTCACAATTCGTGATTCgcctataaaaaatatttataccaATAATTAAAGAGGAGCGTATCTACCTAGAAATAATTCTATTAGatgttacaaaataaaaatatttattatatttttaaaataaattaaaaaaactcttattatttttactatttataattttttttaactttttgtaatactttacatataattatattttaaaattcttataattatacttattttaatatgctatttaaattaaaaaatcaatttagATCATTTTTTAATACTATTTTGAGTTTGTATCACTCGAAACATTATCTGATAGAGTGGATTTAAAAAACTATTAATAGGTATTTTTACTTTAtactatttaaattatttttattaaaaataacttattcaatatatatatacaagccaataaatattctaaaattttttattcttactaTTAGATATCATTGAAAATCTGTATACATTAGGAGAAGAAAAACAAGTAAATGTCAAAGAAAAATctacaaaaaatacaaaaaagaaaGTTTTCGTGctacaacataaaaaattattataaattcaaattataaaaaaattctattattCTTACTATTATATGTCATTGAAAATCTACTATTATATGTCATTCAAAATCTGTACGcactaagaaaagaaaaacaagtatatatcaaagaaaaattaaaaaaaaaggcaaaaaataaaattttgtactacaacataaaaaaattattatagaatcaaataataaaaaactcTCACATTTCATCAAATTATACttatcataaatttttttatcaaattataaATTACTAACTCAATAATTAttacatatttaaaattaaattaaaagttacAAATCAAAGTACTACAATAACTTTTGTActatttgattaaaaaaaattattaggcACAACTACCTTAAATCTAATTACATTCCAAGTCATCAATGACACGAAAATATTATCTTAATAGAAAAATTTATACAACCTCACACTTATATTAGAAATCAaagttgtaacaccctaatttttagcacgtcatgatcgtaccaaaagtaaggCGTTACGGACCTGATTTCCtttattataaatttactaTTGAGCCTTTACGTCGATATTGCGTTtcagtttttgaaaa includes:
- the LOC130962696 gene encoding nicotinate phosphoribosyltransferase 1-like, translated to MGASKYCYIGGFDATSRKTLDEIKDKSLRKKVSKSIFKDFVSLVQAWLSKLQRSKSLRGVFAETNQSELSAFISYALAFPNNFLALVDTYDVIRSGIPNFCAVALALNELGYKVVGIRLDSGDLAYLSCQARKIFWEFAVSGFGKTSITASNDLNGETLDALNKQIEPESQTKLLDATLNLEGVLLAEVPGAGGFDALCCYFERFKQQCDKNLELTQCSCPSG